A single genomic interval of Spinacia oleracea cultivar Varoflay chromosome 6, BTI_SOV_V1, whole genome shotgun sequence harbors:
- the LOC110784744 gene encoding receptor-like protein kinase HERK 1 gives MGCLSRILTHNIRGSIKPECLHEYVDIVGDYYNCDLLMDVMVTTDCFWFAGNSNMGYKDGLVSCIMVLCLVCLAYRVYADSYLIDCGATSNTTIGNRVFLADRYAAKYLSTRPNILVKTLSENNLLYHTARVFRNLTSYTFPISQTGRYFIRFHFFPFTSKSYDLSSAKFMVFAQQFKLLNEFSPPKVSVVKEYSVLVNTNRLTILIVPNVNSIAFLNAIEVFLVPDSVTTDYATLINPLPGYKDLVTMALETLYRVNMGGSNIDFDGDKFWRSWIQDDRFLEQKDLSIDIHKNGAANHTSGLVAPLVVYESCRELNSQNDIIANVSWNFSVNRGFQYSLRFHYCDIVSTSPDELYFNVYVDSLMISEDLDLTSLAKGSLDTPVYLDYITPELTTNTLRVSIGPTAGAQNQPNAILNGLEIFKVSNEEKNLDDEADITLSNLSPKPKQKVGVIVGVVIGILSLLLLATILLRFYKKRSINNSTQTDEFDPTPIQCVVASVLRRSTGDVVCRLEKVLQIMSAEAGVEHTDASSANVSLSDVEDLAPLSISRKNWSSSSEDMHDMKQAFSHAAKCKSDLVIWGLMFCEQYILSSMLSRSQKQLLVLEKFLKNRKLALLRMLLHKQKLLQEYANALPYLKG, from the exons ATGGGCTGCTTGAGCAGAATATTGACCCACAACATCCGAGGAAGTATAAAGCCAGAGTGTCTTCATGAATATGTAGATATTGTTGGAGA TTATTATAATTGTGACCTCTTAATGGATGTCATGGTCACAACAGATTGTTTTTGGTTTGCAGGAAATTCAAATATGGGTTACAAAGATGGATTAGTCAGTTGTATTATGGTTCTGTGTTTAGTTTGCCTAGCATATAGGGTATATGCTGATAGTTATTTAATAGATTGTGGGGCAACTAGTAATACTACTATTGGTAATCGGGTTTTCCTTGCCGATAGATATGCCGCAAAATACCTTTCCACTCGTCCAAACATTCTTGTGAAAACTTTGTCTGAAAACAATTTGTTGTATCACACAGCTAGAGTATTTAGAAATTTAACGAGTTATACATTTCCTATAAGCCAAACAGGGAGATATTTCATTCGTTTTCATTTCTTTCCCTTCACTTCCAAGAGTTATGATTTGAGCTCCGCAAAGTTTATGGTTTTTGCTCAACAGTTTAAGCTGCTTAATGAGTTTTCACCACCAAAAGTTAGCGTTGTTAAAGAATATTCAGTTTTGGTGAACACAAATAGACTTACCATTCTCATAGTACCCAACGTAAATTCCATTGCCTTTCTGAATGCCATTGAAGTCTTTTTAGTTCCGGATTCAGTGACCACAGATTACGCAACATTAATTAATCCACTGCCAGGCTACAAAGACCTTGTTACAATGGCTTTAGAAACACTTTACCGGGTAAATATGGGAGGGTCGAATATAGACTTTGATGGTGACAAATTCTGGAGAAGTTGGATTCAAGATGATAGGTTTTTAGAACAAAAAGACCTTTCTATAGATATCCACAAAAATGGAGCTGCTAATCATACTAGTGGCCTTGTTGCACCATTAGTTGTCTATGAGAGTTGTAGAGAACTCAACTCCCAAAATGATATCATTGCCAACGTGTCATGGAACTTCAGTGTGAATCGAGGTTTCCAGTATTCTCTTCGTTTTCATTACTGTGATATAGTGAGTACATCTCCGGACGAATTGTACTTTAATGTTTATGTAGATTCGTTGATGATTTCTGAAGACCTTGACCTTACTAGTTTAGCCAAGGGGAGTTTGGATACTCCTGTTTATTTGGATTATATCACACCCGAGCTAACAACCAATACACTTAGGGTAAGCATTGGCCCAACTGCTGGGGCACAGAACCAACCTAATGCTATTTTGAATGGGTTGGAAATTTTTAAAGTGAGTAATGAAGAGAAAAACCTAGATGATGAAGCTGATATCACTTTATCGAATTTAAGTCCCAAGCCCAAGCAGAAGGTCGGTGTGATAGTGGGGGTGGTTATTGGAATTTTGTCCCTCCTTCTTTTGGCTACAATTTTGTTGAGGTTTTACAAAAAGAGAAGCATCAATAATTCAACTCAAACTGATGAATTCGACCCAACCCCAATCC AGTGTGTGGTTGCGAGTGTTCTTAGGCGTTCTACAGGAGATGTTGTGTGCAGACTGGAGAAAGTGCTACAAATAATGTCTGCAGAGGCTGGCGTAGAACACACGGATGCTAGCAGCGCAAATGTTTCTCTGTCAGATGTCGAGGATCTTGCTCCTTTGTCTATAAGCAGG AAG AACTGGAGCAGCAGCAGTGAAGACATGCACGATATGAAACAGGCTTTCTCTCAT GCAGCAAAGTGTAAATCAGATCTTGTGATTTGGGGTTTGATGTTCTGTGAG